The Thermococcus celericrescens genomic interval GGAGCAGATGGAGTTAATGAAACTCCAGAGCGAGGTCATGAAGGACACCATGCTCAAAGTCACCCTGCTTACGATGCCGATATTCTGGATATTCTTAAGCTGGCTTAGGAGATGGTATGTTGAGGCCGGCATAGTTAAGGCTCCCTTTGACTTCTTCGTGTTCAGCTTCTTCCACAACTGGCAGCACTCGGCACTACCCCCTAGTGAGCTTGGTTACCTCGGCTGGTACATGCTGAGTTCTATGATAACCGGTTACGTGCTCAGGAAGCTCCTTGACATGGGTTAAATTTAAAAACGATTCCCTGAAAGGAAAGGCGAGGTGAGAAGAATGAAGCCGATGTACAGGTCAA includes:
- a CDS encoding DUF106 domain-containing protein; translated protein: MIEGIYAFLDNLFGPLIQAYHPIWVVTISGIILGALFTLINYILVDQEKVKRLQKKSKEFQKKYKEAQAAKDEKKLKKLQQEQMELMKLQSEVMKDTMLKVTLLTMPIFWIFLSWLRRWYVEAGIVKAPFDFFVFSFFHNWQHSALPPSELGYLGWYMLSSMITGYVLRKLLDMG